From the genome of Lutzomyia longipalpis isolate SR_M1_2022 chromosome 2, ASM2433408v1, one region includes:
- the LOC129789747 gene encoding uncharacterized protein LOC129789747: MSRRQNSTVAMPMGPKELSAIIQRFDPDLADCVDTEDWLVEVENARLMYHWEERMTILYASMRLRGPAEKWFHGAKARLDTWAKFRDELLQFFPTVVDSAKIHKQLDSRRKAKNETTSSYFHNMMALAAKAKVDDKTTMKYIIMGLPSESLRTSLLTQTFESLPKLLRVLIDAEQGNENADDSKQDRRYSKRNSGQNSGRYHPYRHGKTNDRRESQREAHKEANKEKEQKTTKERRSCEKLCYRCKKPGHLIAQCPQ; this comes from the coding sequence ATGTCGAGAAGGCAAAACTCCACGGTTGCCATGCCCATGGGACCAAAGGAACTAAGCGCAATAATCCAGCGATTTGATCCAGATTTGGCCGACTGCGTTGACACAGAGGATTGGCTTGTAGAAGTTGAAAATGCGCGTTTGATGTATCATTGGGAAGAGAGGATGACAATCCTTTATGCGTCCATGCGACTGAGGGGACCCGCTGAAAAGTGGTTCCATGGCGCCAAAGCGAGGCTGGATACGTGGGCGAAATTTCGCGATGAGTTGCTACAATTCTTCCCTACCGTGGTGGATTCCGCGAAAATACACAAACAACTCGACAGCCGTCGCAAGGCGAAGAATGAAACAACCTCATCGTACTTCCACAACATGATGGCCCTAGCGGCGAAGGCCAAGGTTGATGACAAAACCACcatgaaatatataataatggGCCTTCCATCCGAGTCGCTAAGGACATCATTGTTGACACAAACTTTCGAATCTCTCCCGAAACTTCTCCGCGTGCTAATTGATGCGGAACAAGGCAATGAAAACGCAGATGATTCCAAGCAAGACAGGCGCTATTCCAAGCGCAACTCCGGGCAGAATTCAGGGCGCTACCATCCGTACCGCCATGGGAAGACGAATGACCGTCGAGAATCTCAGCGTGAAGCACACAAGGAAGCCAATAAGGAGAAAGAGCAGAAAACCACCAAGGAGCGACGAAGCTGTGAGAAACTCTGCTACAGATGCAAGAAGCCCGGTCATTTGATTGCTCAGTGCCCACAATAA